A window of the Bacillus sp. A301a_S52 genome harbors these coding sequences:
- the lepB gene encoding signal peptidase I, producing the protein MESNTPEATSPQKPKWKTAFWSLTKLLTVVVIIGVIIRGFLFTNYIVYGQSMMPTINDGERIIVNKLDYELVTPSRFDLIIFHATEESDYIKRIIGLPGDTIEYENDILYINGKVQEETFLDDFKETHENGLFTDDFTLEQVTGKSEIPEGYVFVLGDNRQNSVDSRHIGLVPIREIVGKANITFWPLSNIRLLS; encoded by the coding sequence ATGGAAAGTAATACGCCGGAGGCAACGTCCCCGCAAAAACCAAAATGGAAAACTGCCTTTTGGTCATTAACCAAACTGTTGACTGTTGTAGTGATCATCGGAGTCATCATCCGCGGGTTTTTATTTACTAATTACATTGTATATGGCCAATCGATGATGCCAACAATCAATGATGGGGAACGTATTATTGTAAACAAACTTGATTACGAGTTAGTTACGCCCTCACGTTTTGATCTAATCATTTTCCATGCTACTGAAGAATCTGACTACATTAAACGAATTATTGGCCTCCCTGGAGATACGATTGAGTATGAAAATGATATCCTTTATATTAATGGAAAGGTCCAGGAAGAAACATTCCTAGATGATTTTAAAGAAACTCATGAAAATGGTTTGTTTACTGATGACTTTACCTTGGAACAAGTGACAGGCAAAAGTGAAATACCTGAAGGCTATGTATTTGTGTTAGGCGATAATCGTCAAAATAGTGTTGATAGTCGCCATATTGGTCTCGTCCCGATTAGAGAAATTGTCGGAAAAGCCAACATTACATTTTGGCCTTTATCCAATATAAGGTTACTCTCTTAA
- the yhbH gene encoding sporulation protein YhbH, with product MTNSSTRNYVVSQENWSLHRKGYQDQQRHQEKVQDALQKNLPDLVSEESIVMSNGRDVIKVPIRSLDEYKIKYNYDKNKHVGQGKGKSKIGDVIARDGSDAKQPGKGEGAGNKPGKDYFEAEVSITELETLLFRELELPHLQTKEDDDVIVEDIEFNDIRKKGLMGNVDKRRTILQALKRNAMHGKPHVAPIYNDDLRFKTWNDVVKPESKAVVLAMMDTSGSMGRFEKYMARSFFFWMTRFLRTKYETVDIVFIAHHTEAKRVTEDDFFMKGESGGTICSSAYKKALDIIATDYPPSRYNIYPFHFSDGDNLTSDNHRCLKYVQELMEIANMFGYGEVNQYNRPSTLMNAYKKINDTRFKHYILREKKDVYDALKWFFKKGEEAVAYK from the coding sequence ATGACAAACTCTTCAACTAGAAATTACGTTGTCTCTCAAGAAAATTGGTCCCTCCATCGAAAAGGCTACCAAGACCAGCAACGGCATCAGGAAAAGGTACAAGATGCCTTACAGAAAAATTTACCTGATTTAGTAAGCGAAGAGAGTATAGTGATGTCTAATGGCCGAGACGTTATCAAAGTTCCCATTCGTTCATTGGACGAATATAAAATTAAATATAACTACGATAAAAACAAACACGTTGGCCAAGGGAAGGGTAAAAGCAAAATTGGTGATGTAATTGCTCGGGATGGCAGTGATGCAAAACAACCTGGAAAAGGAGAAGGGGCAGGGAATAAACCGGGAAAAGATTATTTTGAAGCAGAAGTCTCTATTACTGAACTGGAAACCTTACTTTTTCGCGAATTAGAGCTGCCACATTTACAGACAAAAGAAGATGATGACGTGATAGTAGAAGATATCGAATTTAATGACATTCGAAAAAAAGGTCTCATGGGAAATGTGGATAAACGGCGGACAATATTGCAAGCATTAAAGCGAAACGCCATGCATGGTAAACCACATGTTGCTCCTATTTATAATGATGATTTACGGTTTAAAACATGGAATGACGTAGTGAAGCCAGAATCTAAAGCCGTTGTTTTAGCGATGATGGACACCTCGGGAAGTATGGGGCGATTTGAGAAGTATATGGCTAGAAGCTTTTTCTTTTGGATGACAAGGTTCTTAAGAACAAAATATGAAACAGTGGATATCGTATTTATTGCACACCATACAGAAGCTAAAAGAGTAACGGAGGATGACTTTTTCATGAAAGGTGAAAGTGGCGGTACCATTTGTTCATCAGCCTATAAAAAAGCACTTGATATTATTGCTACCGACTATCCACCATCACGCTACAACATTTACCCTTTCCACTTCTCAGACGGAGACAACCTGACCTCTGACAACCATCGATGTCTAAAATATGTTCAGGAACTCATGGAAATAGCTAATATGTTTGGCTATGGTGAGGTAAACCAATACAATCGACCTTCAACTTTAATGAACGCTTATAAGAAGATAAATGATACTCGGTTCAAGCATTATATTCTGCGTGAAAAAAAAGATGTGTATGACGCATTAAAATGGTTTTTTAAAAAAGGGGAAGAGGCAGTCGCTTATAAATAA
- the sinI gene encoding DNA-binding anti-repressor SinI, giving the protein MLTIKREEQQDQEWVALIQAAKELGLTPEEVRSFLKEKQE; this is encoded by the coding sequence ATGCTCACTATTAAAAGAGAAGAACAACAAGACCAAGAATGGGTGGCACTGATTCAGGCCGCGAAAGAACTAGGGTTGACGCCAGAAGAAGTGCGCTCTTTTTTGAAGGAAAAGCAAGAATAG
- a CDS encoding YbjQ family protein produces MIMVNTETVAGRTIVQALGIVSGNTVQAKHVGKDIVGGLRGLVGGKMKEYEEMFNEAREIAEKEMLSKAESLGADAVVNVRYSSSSIMSGTSEVLVYGTAVKFE; encoded by the coding sequence ATGATTATGGTTAATACGGAAACAGTAGCAGGCAGGACGATTGTTCAAGCACTCGGCATTGTTTCAGGAAACACAGTACAGGCGAAACACGTAGGAAAGGACATTGTTGGGGGACTACGTGGACTTGTTGGAGGTAAAATGAAGGAATACGAAGAAATGTTTAATGAAGCAAGGGAAATTGCAGAGAAAGAGATGCTCTCTAAAGCAGAGTCACTTGGAGCAGATGCGGTTGTAAATGTGAGATATTCCTCATCTTCAATTATGTCAGGAACGTCAGAAGTTCTTGTCTATGGAACAGCAGTAAAGTTTGAGTAA
- the sfsA gene encoding DNA/RNA nuclease SfsA produces MPNVFIPYSSSIVRAVFIDRPNRFLIRCKLLESGDTVEAHLPDSGRLKELLIKGAELYVLPNSDPARKTKFSAVCVKDLAGDNWVSINATLPNKVAGLAFEQQQLSDFSKWKYLRSEYTKGSSRWDHLLQKDDEYMVVEVKGVTLVNRKGTGFFPDAVTARGTKHVLELAEISKEPGWQSAILFVAQRSDIKKLQPAAEIDPDFANALLIAEQAGVTMSACRCHVAPNGVRLLDHVPVELNI; encoded by the coding sequence TTGCCAAATGTTTTTATCCCGTATTCATCTTCAATAGTAAGAGCAGTGTTCATCGACAGACCAAACCGCTTTCTAATAAGGTGTAAACTACTAGAGAGTGGCGACACTGTCGAGGCACATTTACCTGACTCTGGTCGATTAAAGGAATTACTTATCAAAGGTGCAGAGCTGTATGTGCTGCCTAATAGTGACCCTGCTCGAAAGACAAAATTTTCAGCGGTGTGTGTAAAGGATTTGGCTGGTGATAATTGGGTATCCATTAACGCCACATTGCCTAATAAGGTGGCCGGTCTCGCATTTGAACAACAGCAATTATCGGATTTTTCTAAATGGAAATATTTACGGAGTGAGTATACAAAAGGAAGCTCCAGGTGGGATCACCTTCTCCAAAAAGATGATGAATATATGGTTGTAGAAGTAAAAGGTGTAACACTTGTTAATCGAAAGGGCACAGGCTTTTTCCCTGACGCTGTAACAGCTAGAGGAACAAAGCATGTACTAGAATTGGCGGAGATTTCCAAAGAACCGGGGTGGCAGTCAGCAATTTTATTTGTAGCTCAGCGAAGTGATATTAAAAAGCTCCAACCAGCAGCTGAGATAGATCCAGACTTTGCGAATGCTCTTTTAATAGCAGAGCAGGCGGGAGTGACCATGAGTGCCTGCCGGTGTCATGTTGCCCCTAACGGTGTACGCCTTCTAGATCATGTTCCAGTAGAACTTAACATATAA
- a CDS encoding manganese catalase family protein, whose product MFKRIDKLQIELPMPKNPDPNGAAAVQELLGGKYGEMSTLNNYMFQSFNFRQKNKHRPFYDLIASITAEEFGHVELVSNTINLMITGTTFPGDPDVTPMRNAKDKRNSHHFIQTAQTSIPSDSMGRPWSGDYVFNSGNLVLDLLHNFFLECGARTHKMRVYEMTDNPVAREMTGYLLVRGGVHILAYAKALEVITGVDVKKMLPIPNLDNRQFETARKFEAMGSQRKLYTFSDNDYKEIRKIWKGEHPDGGALEVIQGTPEGGPIPDLEEVPEEFAPGITEEMFQEIAKRLQRSAGL is encoded by the coding sequence TTGTTTAAACGAATAGATAAACTCCAAATTGAACTGCCAATGCCAAAAAACCCAGACCCAAATGGGGCTGCTGCGGTTCAAGAGTTATTAGGTGGAAAATATGGTGAGATGTCGACTTTAAATAATTATATGTTCCAATCGTTTAATTTTAGGCAAAAGAATAAACATCGCCCTTTTTATGATTTAATTGCTAGCATAACAGCAGAAGAGTTTGGTCACGTAGAGCTCGTTTCAAATACGATTAACTTAATGATCACAGGGACAACTTTCCCAGGAGATCCTGATGTGACACCCATGAGAAATGCAAAAGATAAACGGAATTCACACCATTTTATCCAGACAGCACAAACATCAATACCAAGTGATTCCATGGGAAGGCCGTGGTCTGGAGACTATGTTTTTAACAGTGGCAATCTTGTGTTAGACTTACTTCACAATTTCTTCCTTGAATGTGGTGCACGCACCCATAAAATGCGTGTTTATGAAATGACAGATAACCCAGTAGCACGGGAAATGACTGGTTATTTACTTGTCAGAGGTGGCGTTCACATCCTTGCCTACGCTAAAGCCCTTGAAGTTATTACAGGGGTAGATGTGAAAAAAATGCTCCCTATCCCAAATTTAGATAATCGTCAATTTGAAACAGCTAGAAAGTTTGAAGCGATGGGCTCACAACGAAAGCTATACACGTTTAGTGACAATGATTATAAAGAAATTCGTAAGATATGGAAGGGGGAACACCCAGATGGCGGAGCTCTTGAGGTTATTCAAGGGACCCCTGAGGGAGGACCTATTCCAGATTTAGAAGAGGTGCCTGAAGAATTTGCCCCGGGGATCACAGAGGAGATGTTTCAAGAAATTGCTAAGCGCCTCCAGCGATCGGCTGGACTTTAA
- a CDS encoding PAS domain S-box protein, with the protein MRTENNNIESLLGKGVNATDLVASFSKTMDLLSDGVMYLDENWRFLYINEAAEAHMSINREEMLGKELWDELPELVRTFFYEAFHHALMKETSVEFDEYYSANDTWFHVQAFPKNGGLLVIFQDITQKHLAMEVVEESYRTLFQKHPEAVCSIDMDGNILAINSAFKNLFPIDEKLFLGSHYKEFVPKNKLKSVEYLFNYAINGKPQAMEINFSEDVNYPFHLLIATLPIIVQSNIIGVYGIIKDITSERDSLEKYFEVSKMNELILESVEEGIAGLDKDFNVVMWNHAAEKMTGYTKEELTTEVFQQLFMKNGDSHLTIGEENIPSIDNFSKETVIRESEVSIFHKDGNPIIVEFVLTPMVVADKVVGMVCTFRDITEKKKSEELLYQSEKLSAVGQLAAGIAHEIRNPLTSLKGFLQLIEMSGQGKKEYFDIMNSEFRRIEQILNELLIMSKPQKLEKDVCLLNSLIEHIVTLLNTQAIIKNIYIEIEEVDKNLFVYCISNQIKQVFMNFIKNAIEAMEKGKIIVRLKKDRSYAVVEVIDEGHGIPKALIERVGEPFFTTKEKGTGLGLMVSFQIIEDHGGDIQLESAEGKGTKFTVRLPLHEENGS; encoded by the coding sequence ATGAGAACCGAGAATAATAATATCGAGTCACTTTTAGGCAAAGGAGTTAATGCAACCGATCTCGTTGCTTCTTTCTCTAAGACGATGGACCTTCTTTCTGATGGGGTCATGTACTTGGATGAAAATTGGAGATTCTTGTACATAAACGAAGCTGCGGAAGCGCATATGAGTATTAATAGAGAGGAAATGCTAGGGAAGGAATTATGGGATGAACTTCCTGAATTAGTGAGAACGTTTTTCTACGAAGCTTTTCATCATGCTCTTATGAAGGAAACTTCTGTGGAGTTTGATGAATATTATTCGGCCAATGATACGTGGTTTCATGTCCAAGCTTTTCCGAAAAATGGGGGGCTATTAGTCATTTTTCAAGACATTACACAAAAGCACTTAGCGATGGAAGTGGTCGAAGAGAGTTATAGAACCCTTTTTCAAAAGCATCCTGAAGCTGTCTGTTCTATTGATATGGATGGGAATATCTTAGCAATTAATTCAGCATTTAAGAACTTATTCCCTATAGACGAAAAGTTATTTCTAGGGAGTCATTATAAAGAATTTGTTCCTAAGAACAAGTTGAAAAGTGTCGAATATTTATTTAATTATGCTATTAATGGAAAGCCACAAGCGATGGAAATAAACTTCTCTGAAGATGTCAATTATCCGTTTCATTTACTCATTGCGACTCTTCCTATTATTGTTCAGTCCAATATTATTGGCGTTTACGGTATTATTAAAGATATTACGTCAGAGCGCGATAGTCTCGAAAAGTATTTTGAAGTGTCGAAAATGAATGAACTTATTCTTGAATCGGTTGAAGAAGGTATTGCAGGTCTAGATAAAGATTTCAATGTTGTCATGTGGAACCATGCAGCGGAAAAGATGACGGGCTATACGAAAGAGGAATTAACAACAGAGGTTTTCCAACAATTGTTTATGAAGAACGGAGATAGTCATTTAACAATTGGAGAAGAAAACATCCCCTCTATTGATAATTTTTCAAAAGAAACCGTCATTCGAGAAAGTGAAGTATCCATATTCCATAAAGATGGAAATCCGATTATTGTTGAATTTGTTTTGACACCAATGGTTGTAGCGGATAAGGTAGTCGGTATGGTTTGTACATTCAGAGATATTACAGAGAAGAAAAAATCAGAAGAACTGCTATATCAATCCGAGAAACTATCGGCTGTTGGCCAATTGGCTGCTGGTATTGCTCATGAAATTAGAAATCCACTTACGTCACTAAAAGGCTTTCTCCAGCTCATTGAAATGAGTGGTCAGGGGAAAAAAGAATATTTTGATATCATGAATTCTGAGTTTAGACGAATAGAGCAAATATTAAATGAACTACTTATTATGTCAAAGCCACAAAAGCTTGAAAAAGATGTCTGTTTATTAAACTCCCTTATTGAGCATATTGTCACACTACTTAATACTCAAGCTATTATAAAAAATATCTATATTGAAATTGAAGAAGTGGATAAAAACTTATTTGTTTATTGTATAAGCAATCAAATAAAACAGGTGTTTATGAATTTTATTAAAAATGCCATTGAAGCGATGGAGAAAGGGAAAATTATTGTCCGCTTGAAAAAAGATCGTTCTTATGCCGTCGTTGAGGTGATTGATGAAGGACACGGTATACCTAAAGCGTTGATAGAACGAGTAGGAGAACCTTTTTTTACGACAAAGGAAAAAGGAACCGGTTTAGGTTTAATGGTTTCGTTTCAAATAATTGAAGATCATGGAGGAGATATACAATTGGAGAGTGCAGAAGGAAAAGGGACTAAATTCACTGTAAGGCTTCCTCTCCACGAAGAAAATGGGTCTTAG
- the eutH gene encoding ethanolamine utilization protein EutH: protein MWINTAIIWMLIFFMIVGIGDKALGNKRGYGKAFDEGFQTMGPLAIVMVGMITVAPILAEGLRPLLTPVFLWLGADPAIFPGMILAVDMGGYPLALELASSEEAAKFSGIILATMLGPTFVFTVPVALGLINKRHYPLLAKGIMLGLIPIPVGSFLAGILAGFSPVFIVQQLIPVFIFTAIVIIGLISIEEAMIRCFIFIGKMMMLLVTSVLVIVAIQELAGLTLIRGLTPFAESMEIVGLIVLALGGAFPFVHFLQRKMIPLCSNIIDRSGIKATTWIGLIASLAHSIPMYKKLDELDNQGKLMNIAFSVSGAFVFGGHLAFTAAVESTLVFPMIVGKLSAGLLAVILAYILSARLLR, encoded by the coding sequence ATGTGGATTAATACGGCTATTATTTGGATGCTTATTTTTTTCATGATCGTAGGAATTGGTGATAAAGCGTTAGGAAACAAGCGAGGTTACGGGAAGGCATTTGATGAAGGGTTTCAAACTATGGGGCCGTTAGCCATTGTGATGGTCGGTATGATTACAGTAGCGCCAATTTTAGCTGAAGGGCTAAGGCCATTGCTAACACCAGTGTTCCTATGGCTAGGCGCAGACCCAGCCATATTCCCAGGAATGATTTTAGCCGTAGATATGGGAGGATATCCATTGGCATTAGAATTGGCATCTTCCGAAGAAGCGGCAAAGTTTTCAGGTATTATACTTGCTACAATGCTTGGACCGACGTTTGTTTTTACTGTTCCGGTGGCTTTAGGCTTAATTAACAAAAGACATTATCCTCTTTTAGCTAAAGGGATTATGCTTGGATTAATTCCTATACCAGTTGGGAGCTTTCTTGCTGGGATCTTAGCAGGCTTTTCCCCTGTTTTTATTGTGCAACAGCTCATCCCTGTGTTCATTTTTACAGCTATTGTAATTATTGGGCTTATCTCGATAGAAGAGGCAATGATAAGGTGCTTCATTTTTATTGGTAAAATGATGATGTTACTCGTTACATCGGTCCTTGTTATAGTGGCCATTCAAGAACTGGCAGGTCTCACTTTAATAAGGGGGTTAACACCATTTGCGGAGTCGATGGAAATTGTCGGTTTGATCGTACTTGCTCTAGGTGGGGCTTTTCCATTCGTCCACTTCCTTCAACGAAAGATGATTCCGCTTTGTTCTAATATTATTGATAGAAGCGGTATCAAGGCGACAACATGGATCGGTCTCATTGCATCTTTAGCCCATAGCATACCCATGTATAAAAAGCTTGATGAGCTTGATAATCAAGGCAAACTAATGAATATTGCCTTTTCTGTCAGTGGGGCTTTTGTTTTCGGTGGTCACTTAGCTTTCACCGCAGCTGTTGAGTCAACTTTAGTATTTCCTATGATCGTCGGTAAATTATCCGCGGGTTTATTGGCTGTTATCCTTGCCTACATATTATCAGCTAGATTACTTCGCTGA
- a CDS encoding BMP family ABC transporter substrate-binding protein, whose protein sequence is MKKRFMMLVSSALAAGAILAGCGEGNDDTTPVNDGAGNGNEVTENEGNNEAAGDGEDFSAKMVTDVGGVDDRSFNESAWAGLTMFGEDYPDVEVDYIQSSDASDYAPNLNRLAREGTDLSFAIGFLMLDDIRTVAEQSPDQNFALVDDVVRDENDELVENIANLTFAEHEGSFLVGVVAAMHTETDHIGFIGGVESPLIKKFESGFKAGVKYVNPDIEISVQYAQDFNDASRGQQIADTMYGNGADIIYHAAGGTGNGLFTEAIDRAQNGENVWAIGVDQDQALTEGEWAEGNVILTSMVKRVDQAVYQVAEDTMNGNFPGGEILEFGLEDDGVGIAETRDNVSDEALEAVEEYEAMILNGEIEVPQTDEEYEEFEDSL, encoded by the coding sequence ATGAAAAAGCGTTTTATGATGCTGGTGTCTTCTGCACTAGCTGCAGGTGCTATTTTAGCTGGCTGTGGCGAAGGAAATGATGACACTACTCCGGTTAATGACGGAGCAGGTAATGGTAATGAGGTAACTGAAAATGAAGGTAATAACGAAGCTGCCGGTGATGGTGAAGACTTTTCGGCTAAAATGGTTACCGACGTCGGAGGTGTTGATGACCGTTCATTTAACGAATCTGCTTGGGCAGGGTTAACAATGTTCGGTGAAGATTATCCAGACGTAGAAGTTGATTACATTCAATCTAGTGATGCCTCTGATTATGCTCCTAACTTAAATCGACTTGCTAGAGAGGGTACTGACTTATCATTTGCAATTGGATTTTTAATGCTTGATGATATTCGCACCGTTGCGGAACAGAGCCCTGATCAAAATTTTGCTCTTGTTGATGATGTTGTAAGAGATGAAAATGATGAACTAGTAGAAAATATTGCTAACTTGACATTCGCAGAGCATGAAGGTTCTTTCCTAGTAGGTGTTGTTGCTGCTATGCATACTGAAACGGACCACATTGGTTTCATCGGTGGCGTGGAAAGTCCACTTATTAAAAAATTCGAAAGCGGCTTTAAAGCAGGTGTCAAATATGTAAATCCTGATATTGAAATCTCTGTTCAATATGCACAAGATTTTAATGATGCATCTCGTGGCCAGCAAATAGCCGATACAATGTACGGTAATGGTGCGGATATTATTTATCATGCGGCTGGAGGTACGGGTAATGGCTTGTTCACGGAAGCAATTGATCGTGCTCAAAACGGTGAAAATGTTTGGGCAATTGGTGTTGACCAAGATCAAGCATTAACAGAAGGCGAATGGGCTGAAGGAAACGTTATTTTAACATCAATGGTTAAACGTGTAGACCAAGCTGTTTATCAAGTAGCTGAAGATACAATGAATGGTAATTTTCCTGGTGGAGAGATACTTGAATTTGGTCTAGAGGATGACGGTGTTGGTATTGCAGAAACACGTGACAACGTATCTGATGAAGCACTTGAAGCTGTAGAAGAATATGAGGCAATGATTTTGAATGGTGAGATCGAGGTTCCTCAAACTGATGAAGAATATGAAGAATTTGAAGATTCACTTTAA